The genomic region cagttatcactacagaaaaaagtggcttacagaaattttgttgaagtgacagaaaaatactgcccgaaatttaaatttacgttGACGCAATACAATCGTTCCTACTAGCGCCACTGCGAACTCTGGTGTCCCTTAAACCGCTGATCCCGCCTACCTGCACACAGCCCttatttccctgcttttttgatgtcacaataaaaacttcaaggtgatttttaataattgtcatttattaatgacactaatgattggtttacctATTTtcttagaaatgtcaaaaaaatggtggccaagattccgtgtccggaatgaTACAGTAGATTgagcaaatcaaaatttaggtACAAGTAGATATATTTAGCAACTACTTTGAttagtttttttgtattgacatgaaatgaaattttcagaTTATAAAGTCAAAATGGAAACTTTGGAATACACCGAGAGTAGCCCGAAATGTGGCTACGTAGAGATTCACGATTGCAAGAAGTCTCCTCACGTGACCAAATCACTTTTTTACATGGTGAATCACTCGAAACGTCACCGGTTGCCACTCGAATCATCCAGCTGCGAAAGAAACGATTTGGAAAAGTACTACTGCAAGGAATGCAATTTTGAAACCTATCTTGTTGTAATTTTAAAGCACCATCGCAGGGAATATCACAGAAACAACACTGACTGTGTGAAAGATCAACCAAAAAATGACGCTGTAGTGAAAAGCtacatttgtcaaaagtgTTCGTTTGAAACATATTCTGTTTTACTGTGGATCAAACATTTGGAAAGTTCATGTTTTAATAGAGAAGAAGAATGTGAGAACGTACGCACAGTGTCTTGTAGTAATGAAGAGTGGTACCGATGCGAGTGTTGTTCCTTTAAAACAAAAGAGACAagagttttgaaaaaacaccAAAGCGCAAGTCACCCATCTCACCGGAAGGAAAAATTTCGTTGTTTCCATTGCAACTacaaaggaaaaacaaaaaatcatttaaggGAACACGTAAACTATAAACATGCCACTCTCGAAGCTGTACACTGGCTTCGTTGTAACGAATGTCAGTTTAAGACGAAACGGAACGACCACCTAAAACGTCATAAGAAAAAGCATCTCACAGCAGATGCTGTTGAGTGGTACAGCTGTGACAAATGCAAATTTGAGACGAAACGGAAGGACCACTTACAACGACATGAGAAAACACATCTCTCACCAGAGGAGATCCagtggtatagctgtgatGAGTGCGAATATAAGACGAAACGAAAATTGTACCTATTGCGACATAAACATAATCAGAATCACGTTCACGTCGTAGCAGATGCTGGTCATTGGCATAGTTGTGATAAGTGcgaatataaaacaaaaaacaccgACCACTTAAGACTACATAAGCAAAATCATCTCTCAGCAGAAACCATCCAGTGGTATAGTTGTGATAAATGTGAATATAAGGGGAAACGAAAGGACTACCTAAAACGACATGAGAAAAAACATCTGCCAGCACATGCTGTGCAGTGGTAcagctgtgataaatgcaaattcaaaacgaaATATGAGACGTACATTGAAGAACATAAGAcaattcatctctcagcagatgccatcaagtggtatagctgtgataaatgcaaatacaaaacgaaatataaGACGTACCTGAAAAAACATAAGACAATTCATCGTTCAATAGATACCATCGagtggtatagctgtgataaatgcgcATTTAAGacgaaacgaaaaaattaCCTAAGGGTACATCAGAACCGTAAACAGCATCACTCAGCAAATCCTCTTTGTTGGCTTAGTTGTGATAAGTGCGAATATCGGACGCAAAGAAACGACTACTTAAAACTGCATAAGAAATCTCATTCCTCAGCAGAGATCATTCAGTATAGCTGTGATAGATGCGAATATAAGACGCTACGAAAGGACCAGCTAACGCGACATAAGAAAAGACATCTGTCAGCATGTGTTGTCCAATCATAAAATCGCTAAACATACAATACCTACTCAAATCTTCGCTCGATgaattgtcatgccgaatacaaactcgtgggtacgaaattgccggaaattttcgatctcaGATACAAGTATTTGTTTCAGCGACAATTTTCACGAGTGAGCGAAGCGAAGGAGTGAAAATtgtcttaagaaacaaatacgagtGGTCTGAAGAGAAAATTCCtggcaatttcgtacccacgagtttgtattcggcatgacaattcACCGAACGAAGATTGAAAAATTCTATGATAGAAATACATACTTAAATAGTAgtttgtgatttaaaaaagCTTGTTATAAGCAATTCGTCGATAAATAGTGAAAATTTCcgcggcaatttttttaaaacaagcgTGATTGGTCCGTATTGACCAATTTCGTAAATCTGATTGGTCGAGAGAATGCGAGTCATTAGTAATATCCCGAGTGCATGTcaaattatcgacaatttgacatgcCCGAGGGGTATTAGGAGGACCATTTCCCGAACAATATTTACCCAAAtatgttatttttatgaaaaaataccaagcaaaaataaaattcgttaTTTCGACCacaaagttttttatttttaagaagaATTACCGGAAAATGCATTCGTGCAAATTATCGCCTAATTTGGCTCTGATtggatgatttttgaaaatttaagcGATTTGATTGGCTTAAATATTGTGAGGGAAATAGTCATAAgtaataccgtgcgatcgaaaataaaaaaatgagatggccgtgattaatacgtttcagttggcagcaccaGCCCGtaagaatttaattcaaatgtcataagatgtcattacaatagtaactgtattattaattattaactattaaaatttgctattacaatatgttccCTTTAGagtaaaaatttttcattgtgcagTGCAGACTTGAGAACGCTGAATAGTCTTATTCGACACCTCGAATTTTTGAGGAATtcacaaaagtttccggactcTCAAGGCACTTaccttgccttgattattttctttttccatacctgaaaaacaacgtgttcaaaaacagacCTGGCGTaattcccgaattaatgcaagtaattactgataactgcaacgtaattgatgtcccgactttgcgaaggtcatttgaaaattaatcgtTGGATCGGTAATTCGCTAGTttcgatttataaacaagTTGCGTACTCACCGTTGAATAAAGGCCcgggagttttaaatctcgTTGTTTCATTGCGCTAGGTGAggaatagtagtttatttaacgcgtttgtgtgtaaattggcccactcatgccaaaaaaggtccaatttacacacgaacgagttgaatacaacgtttttttgttcgacgagctacttaaaggctccaaatcgcttaaaatctttaaaattagcttgacgtttcgttttgacaagtggtgacatttatcaaaatccgttcacgcaggagaaaattctcaaattctgagtgtcgaacaaaaaattcttttacaaccgacaagtcacacataattcacacctttatgaaaatcaagatttcaacgttctcaaaatcactaacctaacttttgagactgacatctgataacTGAAATCTTAACGACTTGCCAgctgaaatttttggttacAGCCAActctgatttattttttttttcgatctcacggtatcGTGCAATCtattgaatttgttattaaagttggcgCTGGAACTGTCAAGGCATGTCTAGTTTTGAATTATCGCGACAAACgtcacatttatgacaattgtaaaacagaaaatggcCAATTAAGGATTCAACATTTTGTTCTAAGCACAAACGGGACCTTCGTTTAACTCCActgataacattttgtaacatgATTTGATtgttattgatttatttaaataaatgtattgaTTCGAAAAAACCTACGGCTTCAGTTCCAGCGCCAactttaatttacaaattcaatggatcgcTCGATACAACGAGTGGGTAcgaaatttccggcaatttcgtacccacgAGTTTGAattcggcatgacaattcGCCGAGcaaagattaaaaaatttaaaaattgaaaataaaatatcctgGTGGAaacatttggaaattttcgatGGCAGttttcactagtgaaaatttccgcggcaattttttaaaaataagcgTGATTGGTCCGTACTGACCAATTTCGTAAATCTGAATGGTTGAGAGAATGTGAGTTGAATtgtctaatgtaaataatgcTACTTGTAAAAC from Tenebrio molitor chromosome 8, icTenMoli1.1, whole genome shotgun sequence harbors:
- the LOC138137311 gene encoding zinc finger protein draculin-like codes for the protein METLEYTESSPKCGYVEIHDCKKSPHVTKSLFYMVNHSKRHRLPLESSSCERNDLEKYYCKECNFETYLVVILKHHRREYHRNNTDCVKDQPKNDAVVKSYICQKCSFETYSVLLWIKHLESSCFNREEECENVRTVSCSNEEWYRCECCSFKTKETRVLKKHQSASHPSHRKEKFRCFHCNYKGKTKNHLREHVNYKHATLEAVHWLRCNECQFKTKRNDHLKRHKKKHLTADAVEWYSCDKCKFETKRKDHLQRHEKTHLSPEEIQWYSCDECEYKTKRKLYLLRHKHNQNHVHVVADAGHWHSCDKCEYKTKNTDHLRLHKQNHLSAETIQWYSCDKCEYKGKRKDYLKRHEKKHLPAHAVQWYSCDKCKFKTKYETYIEEHKTIHLSADAIKWYSCDKCKYKTKYKTYLKKHKTIHRSIDTIEWYSCDKCAFKTKRKNYLRVHQNRKQHHSANPLCWLSCDKCEYRTQRNDYLKLHKKSHSSAEIIQYSCDRCEYKTLRKDQLTRHKKRHLSACVVQS